A stretch of the Leguminivora glycinivorella isolate SPB_JAAS2020 chromosome 2, LegGlyc_1.1, whole genome shotgun sequence genome encodes the following:
- the LOC125239062 gene encoding uncharacterized protein LOC125239062: MGKRKHREEDEEDYLERKIRSLERKRLKIRRRRRHRSYSPSTSSYTDNEYEYADQDIGEPDPLLEDSQYEESPLTNNTVYDLTDDEVGASTSGALPAAGGLRSVVIQNRSAAGPRAVDAPAPAPPPAPAAAAAPACAPAAATTTPAAPAPAPTSAATTTQVTGEQIGLQESTPIVTALDPGLLCLLGDEPVKEETFGPCIHDDISTRWSDILVNGMKDDIKNDILKRYEIPENLKLAQAPILNPEIKVACRSRTVDIEGFKLEGAAVVGVAAAASPESPDASEDELHAWRAQTAAAVPPRERPPSAAAAAAHPDLAPLASDADTQPQAVKLT, translated from the exons ATGGGAAAAcgcaaacatcgtgaggaagatGAGGAAGATTACTTGGAAAGAAAAATCCGAAGTCTCGAGAGGAAAAGATTGAAGATTCGTCGCAGGCGCCGTCATCGTAGTTATAGCCCTAGTACGTCCTCATATACAgataatgaatatgagtatgcggACCAAGATATCGGTGAGCCCGATCCCTTGCTAGAGGATTCGCAATATGAAG AATCCCCATTGACCAACAATACTGTATACGACTTAACCGATGATGAGGTCGGTGCTTCAACGTCGGGTGCGCTGCCTGCTGCTGGCGGGCTGCGATCGGTGGTCATACAGAATAGAAGCGCCGCCGGGCCCCGCGCGGTGGACGCGCCGGCCCCTGCGCCCCCTCCCGCacctgccgccgccgccgcgccggcgtgCGCGCCCGCGGCCGCGACCACCACGCCGGCTGCGCCCGCTCCCGCGCCTACATCCGCAGCTACCACCACACAGGTGACCGGTGAACAAATTGGTTTACAAGAATCTACGCCGATTGTGACCGCGCTTGATCCCGGTTTATTATGTTTGTTGGGCGATGAGCCCGTAAAAGAAGAAACATTTGGTCCTTGCATTCACGACGATATCTCGACGAGATGGTCCGACATTCTAGTTAATGGTATGAAGGACGATATTaagaatgatattttaaaacgttACGAAATaccagaaaatttaaaattagcgCAAGCTCCTATACTCAATCCCGAGATTAAGGTGGCGT GCAGGAGCAGGACCGTCGACATCGAGGGCTTTAAACTGGAGGGGGCAGCCGTCGTCGGCGTCGCGGCCGCCGCCTCGCCAGAGTCGCCAGACGCCAGCGAGGACGAGCTACACGCGTGGCGGGCGCAGACCGCCGCCGCCGTCCCGCCGCGCGAGCGACCGccgagcgccgccgccgcggccgcACACCCGGACCTCGCGCCGCTAGCATCGGATGCTGATACACAACCTCAGGCTG TTAAACTGACGTAa